A single region of the Ictalurus punctatus breed USDA103 chromosome 26, Coco_2.0, whole genome shotgun sequence genome encodes:
- the LOC108258770 gene encoding B-cell receptor CD22 isoform X2 translates to MRVEKAQIFPVMMFLKMASPLHLVFLFMISGALGNEWSVTYSETKLCALNGSTVFMNVTYTHPTRLTVTNRFWLINSFQGKEPTDLRNESGYSDRVEYLGDEQKHFPLRLSDVKKSDEQKYWFRIITNEAKERYQGEPGVTLTVTDLQVIAPAEVTEGQSVVLICKTTCSLTDPTFIWYKNRRDLTTNTPKSNELHLQPVSSEDAGSYSCAVRGYEHLPSPDQTLRVRYPPKRVSVSISSSGEIVEGSSVTLTCSSDANPPVENYTWFRVNESSPVGSGQSYGALQSGQYYCEAQNQHGSERSAAVSVTLNRVQSLGVYAGVGAVVFVCVCLIITFLFIRSRRQKKKADEGDYQNIGPSAKDDTYAALDLAGRTSDDVYHTLANSHPSPPADTPTSSD, encoded by the exons AATCTTTCCAGTAATGATGTTCCTCAAAATGGCTTCTCCACTTCATCTGGTCTTTCTGTTCATGATCTCAG GGGCTCTTGGGAATGAATGGAGTGTGACATACAGCGAAACAAAACTCTGTGCTTTAAATGGATCTACAGTGTTTATGAACGTCACGTACACACACCCAACACGTCTTACAGTGACGAACAGGTTTTGGTTAATAAACTCATTTCAGGGTAAAGAACCGACTGATCTGCGTAATGAATCAGGTTACTCAGACAGAGTGGAGTATTTAGGAGATGAACAGAAACACTTCCCCCTCAGACTGAGTGACGTGAAGAAATCAGATGAACAGAAGTACTGGTTCAGAATCATAACAAATGAAGCAAAAGAAAGATACCAGGGTGAACCTGGAGTTACACTCACTGTTACAG ATCTTCAGGTGATCGCTCCTGCAGAAGTGACAGAGGGACAATCAGTCGTTCTGATCTGTAAAACCACCTGCAGTCTGACTGATCCAACATTCATCTGGTACAAAAACAGACGTGATTTAACCACAAACACCCCCAAGAGCAATGAACTCCACCTGCAGCCGGTCAGCAGTGAGGATGCAGGCAGTTATAGCTGTGCTGTAAGAGGATATGAACATCTCCCCTCTCCTGATCAAACCCTCAGAGTCAGAT ATCCTCCAAAGAGAGTCTCAGTGTCCATCAGCTCCTCTGGTGAAATAGTGGAGGGCAGTTCAGTGACTCTGACCTGCAGCAGTGATGCTAACCCACCTGTGGAGAACTACACCTGGTTTAGGGTGAATGAATCGTCACCTGTAGGATCTGGACAGAGTTACGGAGCACTACAGAGTGGACAGTACTACTGCGAGGCTCAGAATCAACACGGCTCTGAGAGATCAGCTGCAGTGTCCGTCACTTTAAACA GGGTTCAGAGCTTAGGTGTGTACGCAGGTGTAGGggctgttgtgtttgtgtgtgtttgtctcatCATCACCTTCCTGTTTATAAG AAGCAGGAGACAGAAGAAAAAGGCAGATGAAGGTGACTATCAG AACATCGGGCCGAGCGCTAAAGACGACACGTACGCAGCTCTCGACCTCGCGGGCCGGACATCTGATGATGTGTATCACACACTTGCA aATTCTCATCCCAGTCCTCCTGCTGACACGCCCACTTCCTCTGACTAA
- the LOC108258770 gene encoding B-cell receptor CD22 isoform X1: MRVEKAQIFPVMMFLKMASPLHLVFLFMISGALGNEWSVTYSETKLCALNGSTVFMNVTYTHPTRLTVTNRFWLINSFQGKEPTDLRNESGYSDRVEYLGDEQKHFPLRLSDVKKSDEQKYWFRIITNEAKERYQGEPGVTLTVTDLQVIAPAEVTEGQSVVLICKTTCSLTDPTFIWYKNRRDLTTNTPKSNELHLQPVSSEDAGSYSCAVRGYEHLPSPDQTLRVRYPPKRVSVSISSSGEIVEGSSVTLTCSSDANPPVENYTWFRVNESSPVGSGQSYGALQSGQYYCEAQNQHGSERSAAVSVTLNRVQSLGVYAGVGAVVFVCVCLIITFLFIRAEAGDRRKRQMKVTIRTSGRALKTTRTQLSTSRAGHLMMCITHLQILIPVLLLTRPLPLTKEQNMMNEMSPETADE; the protein is encoded by the exons AATCTTTCCAGTAATGATGTTCCTCAAAATGGCTTCTCCACTTCATCTGGTCTTTCTGTTCATGATCTCAG GGGCTCTTGGGAATGAATGGAGTGTGACATACAGCGAAACAAAACTCTGTGCTTTAAATGGATCTACAGTGTTTATGAACGTCACGTACACACACCCAACACGTCTTACAGTGACGAACAGGTTTTGGTTAATAAACTCATTTCAGGGTAAAGAACCGACTGATCTGCGTAATGAATCAGGTTACTCAGACAGAGTGGAGTATTTAGGAGATGAACAGAAACACTTCCCCCTCAGACTGAGTGACGTGAAGAAATCAGATGAACAGAAGTACTGGTTCAGAATCATAACAAATGAAGCAAAAGAAAGATACCAGGGTGAACCTGGAGTTACACTCACTGTTACAG ATCTTCAGGTGATCGCTCCTGCAGAAGTGACAGAGGGACAATCAGTCGTTCTGATCTGTAAAACCACCTGCAGTCTGACTGATCCAACATTCATCTGGTACAAAAACAGACGTGATTTAACCACAAACACCCCCAAGAGCAATGAACTCCACCTGCAGCCGGTCAGCAGTGAGGATGCAGGCAGTTATAGCTGTGCTGTAAGAGGATATGAACATCTCCCCTCTCCTGATCAAACCCTCAGAGTCAGAT ATCCTCCAAAGAGAGTCTCAGTGTCCATCAGCTCCTCTGGTGAAATAGTGGAGGGCAGTTCAGTGACTCTGACCTGCAGCAGTGATGCTAACCCACCTGTGGAGAACTACACCTGGTTTAGGGTGAATGAATCGTCACCTGTAGGATCTGGACAGAGTTACGGAGCACTACAGAGTGGACAGTACTACTGCGAGGCTCAGAATCAACACGGCTCTGAGAGATCAGCTGCAGTGTCCGTCACTTTAAACA GGGTTCAGAGCTTAGGTGTGTACGCAGGTGTAGGggctgttgtgtttgtgtgtgtttgtctcatCATCACCTTCCTGTTTATAAG AGCAGAAGCAGGAGACAGAAGAAAAAGGCAGATGAAGGTGACTATCAG AACATCGGGCCGAGCGCTAAAGACGACACGTACGCAGCTCTCGACCTCGCGGGCCGGACATCTGATGATGTGTATCACACACTTGCA aATTCTCATCCCAGTCCTCCTGCTGACACGCCCACTTCCTCTGACTAAAGAGCA gaacatgatgaATGAAATGAGTCCTGAAACAGCTGATGAATAG